The Nostoc sp. KVJ3 genome contains the following window.
ATATTAGTAGCGATGCATCCAGTAACCAGCATCTCGCCGATTTAGAACAAAAAATCGACTCTATAAATAATCGGCTAGCACAATTTGCCGAGGTAATTATGCAGCTTCAAAGTAATATTAATAATCAACCAAGGCGGGGTAAGTCATACTACGGCAATTCTTATAATCAAGGGCAACCTGTTAAGTTTCAGCCAATTACAGAAGAAAGTTTGGCTTCAAGGTTGGGGGTAACTCCAGAAACTATTCGTAAGGAAAGAGAAAGTCAACCCGCGCCGCTTTTTTTCGCATGGTCTAAGCGCAAGGATACTTCTGGTATTGGCTGGGAATTTAATCAGAAAACGGGATTGTATCATCCAATTACTTGAACCTGACAGCGATGATTATTTTAATAAAGCTATGCTATAAGTAAGTCTGCGGGAATAAACCAAACTATGTTACGCAATGTAAATATGGTTGAAACCCTTACCAATGACCAATGACAAAGGACAAATGACAGACCTCGCCAGTTGTCTTTAATTGCGCCGACCTACTTAGCTCTTTTTTGATACATTACACTAATCACTAGTAATTTTTTTATTTTCCAATTAGTTCTATCAACTGCTAAATATATTGACTGATTTGCTTGAAAAGTTTGAGCTAACCATTGTTGAATTATCGGAAACCACAGTTTTTGTATATTCAGTATTGGTAAAGATGGGATTTGGTTATTTTTTTCGCTGCTGTTAATTAAGTCGTTACTTTTCTGCTAAGAAATTCGATTTAGAAAAGTGTGCCATCACAGATCCATGCCAGTTCCACGAATGAGCCATTGCAGATTCATTACAGTGACAATGTTGATCCAATAAAGATCCATTTGTACGACATACGTATTCTATGTATAATTTTTATTTGCAACAATGCTTAACTATTGACAAAGATTATGCCATGAGAGATCCAATACAAATCCATCAGCGATCCATTACATATTCATCTAACAGTTGATTCGAGTAGCCCAAAAAAACCTTTGGTGAGTAGCAAGCTATGTTGCTGTCCGGACATTTTTTCTGGGGAGAAAAAACGCACCCCCCAGGTGCGGCAACAAACTTGCAGATAAACTGATTTCTGTAACTCATAAGTCAAGTGGAAATCCTCAAAGTTTTTCTGCTTAAATAGCCAACAAAAATCGTCGCTCCAGCAGGTCTATTTTGGCACGACCATACATCTGTCGCTTTAACATTTTTAGTCGATTAATATGCCCAACAACTTGGCCATTGCTGACTGACATAGTTACACCTGCTTTCACAGCGTCATAGTCTTCACGCAATCGTAAAGCATTGCGTCGATTTGCAGTCAGATTACTTTGGTGCATCTTGAGATAATAACTACCTCAAACATTCAAAACTCTCTCCCGTACCGCCCTAGCCGCAGCCGACGCTATTTCTTCCCAATCTTCATAATTCAAAACTTCATGTAATAAATCGCGCAAAACTTCATGATTTTGGATATATTGCTCTGCATACAAATCTCTTCGTGCCAATATACCTTCTAATACAGGTATCGCTGTTGATAGGGGTGATTGCAAGCGAGATAGTAAACGCGAGCGGGCAACTTGAAACGCAGCATCTTCCCCTACTCCTAAGTTGCGTTCAGCTAGTAAAAGTCGGATTTCACGGTTGAGGGACACCCGCAAACAAGTCAAACGAACCTTGAGAGCGGGATTTTTCAAGAAACCTACAAATACCTTTTCGCTACCCCAATCTAACCCAGCAGCTACGTCGCAATCAGATTTTTCCTCCGCTTGAATTGCTGCTTGCATCGAAGAGCGATTAAATAATAGTTCAATTGCTTCAGAGACGCTGATGCTTTCTTCGTCCATATCCCATCCCTCCCACTTCTATAATTGTCGCCGCAATAGTCCGTATTCAAAATAAACTAAATCGTCGTTTTCTTCATCTGCTCCGTAGTTTGTCATCATTTGGTCGTCGTAAAATCTTACGCTTCCAGGCAACGAATGCAATCCTACCCTCCCACCATATCCTAGCTCGACGCTTCGGATGCGGGCATATCGTAATAAATTACTTCCAACTCCACGATATCTTGGTAAACGCTGGATTTCCTTTCGATTCCACGGTGCAGTCGTCAAGTATTCAATATATACTAGCCTCCGTCCCAAGGCTTCAATTGAACCGTGACGTTGCGTTTCTATCTTCATCAATCCCTGCGTACAACCTTCTGCCTCTAAAGCATAACCTTCGTATTCTTCATTCCTATCAATAAAATCGCGCTTGAAAGCCCAGTCCCAGAATTTATCGTCGGCTTCAACTATACGCAATTGCTCAAGCCATAAATTGGCAAAATCATCTACATGATTCGGCGCTAAATCAACAATCAAGCCTTCAATTAATAGATTATCAGCACGCCTGATTAATTCAACTTTTAGCTGCACCTTTTCTACCTGAAACTTCCTAATTATCATTAGATAATAGCTATTATTGGTTCAATAATTGCGCTCAATTCGTCATCTAAAGTACCAATTAGTAATTATTACCTGCGGGAGGCGGCGCGAACAAGATAGTCCTTGGCGAATTTGTCATGTATAAAGCGCGTAATTCAATTTTAACATTGGGCAGATTCTCTGAAAAATTTCAGAGAATTAATATATCTTGACTGACAAGTAAATAACTAATTTATCAATACCCCCTACACCCCACACCCAGCCGGATTCAGATAACTTTGTGATCTACTGAATTTAAATTAGCTTGATAGTGGAGATATAGGTCAAAGATTTGTTGTTGGATTATCTACTACTTAGAAGTTGGATTGGTGTTGGGGAAGAGAGTGAATTGTTGGATTGGTGTTGGATGCTGTAATTTCGATATGTCAATACTTTTGGGTATGTAGGTTGGTTTTGGATGTGTTGGGGAAGAGTGCATATATTCCCCAAAAAGTGCAATTTATCCAACCCAACCAACAGTCCAACCTAATCGACTAATCTGTAACTATCTTCACCTGTACAAATGACTTTCTCTTTTTGTACAAGTAGGTTGAGTTCGTCGCGGATTTGTGCTTCCGATACGCCCTTGAATTTACTACCTGCATTCTGTTTAATTTGACGTGGAGTCTTTGCACCTTTCCCCTTGAGATAATCAACCAGTTTGGTTTGAATCTCGGTTAGTTTGATGTCTGGGCTTACTTGATTAGCATCACTAGCATTTTCATCAACCCGATGATTGGTTGTTTGATTAAGCGAACTATTTATACTAGTCGTAGGGACATCAATATCGAATTCCAGCCTGAGTAGATTATCAAGATATTCCGGACTAACTGTATCAAGTTGAATGGCTGGTTTAATTCCTGGCTTATAACTGGTGATGTCTGGCAGAATATCTAGCTGCATGGGGTCAACTGAGATAAATATTAGCGGTTGTCCTAGTTGCTTGGATTGTGGTTTTAACTCGTTAAATCTTTCTTTTAATGAGGAACGCTTTTCTGCATCTTCTACAATCTTGGCATTAGTTATGAGGTTGTACAGTACGCCATAGCTGTCATTAACTGTACCATCTGCTTCAACGTTGTAATTGCCTTGGGCAATGATGTAAAGGTTTTTTCTAATATTACTGTCACCTATACCCAAGGCAGCTAAATTAAACGATTGAGTATCGATAATCAGGCAAACATTTAGTTCTCTACCGACTGTAATAATGGTGCTGATTTTCTTGAGGTATGGTTGAAACCATGCTTCATCTTTTACTGTTTCGTAGATTGAATGCCAATCGGCTAGGATTAACCTGACTGGTTGATGATCAAATTCATGGCGGCGGTGTTCTGGTACTCGACGGCGTTGGTCGTAAATGCTGTAAACTTGGTCAATGGCAGCCATCGCCAGTTGTGGTTCTAAAGGGTCAAATAAAAGTACCCGTCCTTTTTTGTCTAGCCCACAAAAACTGTCATTCTTTTGAGCGATCGCCCAGACATCAGCTTGGGGAAACCGTTTACTGAACTGGTTGAGCATATAGCTCTCAGTCACCGATTTACCAGCACCAGTACCACCTACAATTAGGGTTGAGCGCTTGGCACCCAAGATGCGATTAAGCGGCTCCAGGGTGGGACTTGCATCATTACTAGAAGTCCGATTTTGGGTTGTTTCAGAGATTTCACCCCCTGTATTCTCACTTTCTAAGCGTGCTTCTTTATCCCCCGAACCTTCTACTTTATCGCTGGGGTCAACTGTTCCTTGTAAAGTTTGGCTTCCTTGCAGGTATGGGGTTTTCTGAGACTTGAGAAAGTTGATGTACTCCTGCTTCTGTTGCTCGCTCATCCCAGCAGTTTCTGCTTCAAACACCGCGTCGTTGGCTGACATCTGGGTGATTTTGATTTCGGTTTCGCCCAAGATTTCGGCTTTTTGGATGTCTACCGTGTGGTCGTTGGCTATCATGTCGAGTGAGGTTTGTAACTCAACCTGCGCCATTGCGAATTCACGGTAATCGTCTAGCAATTGCGATCGCGCTTTAAGTTCTGCTTGTGCCACATCTCGTGTTTCTGCTATGGCTTGGAAGTTAGCCAGTTTGCGCTCGTTGTCTTGGAGGTGACGCAACATCCAGCCCGCAGTGGCAAACCCAACGAATGCACCCATCGCCCACAGGGGTTTGTGGGGGTTAGTAGCTTTGACCAAACCCTTGGGTGAAATACCCTCATTGGGTACAACAACCGTAGGCGCTCCGTCTTTCTGCCACTGCTGCCAGTGCCATAAGGTCATGCGGTAGGGTCGGTTGTGATTATCGGCACACCGTAGTCCTTGTTGGGGAGTGCGGATGCAGAAGTAAATGTGATTTTACCCCCTGCATGACCAAATTTTGAACCATAACGTGACCAAAAGTTAACGTAATTTCAAGCTTTTGAGCCAATCAACAACTTAACTTTATGAATCAAATTATGTCCGCGTGTTTTAAATGTGAACCATAATACGACTAAAAGTTTTATTTTCAGACTTGGTAAAAAATGCCGAGCAAGACACACTAATTTAGTCGAAAATTTTAAACTTTCGGTCAAAATATGATTCAAAATGTCCACGATATGGTTCAAAAATATGTTTAGTCGAAAATTCAGTGATTAAGCGATCGCTCGATACTTGGTTTTAAAAGCTCTCGCTCAAGAACACGTACAAATGAACTATAAAACCCACGTTGCGCCCTGGAATTAAGTTTTGACGTTTTTGGACTCCATTTATAACTTTGAAGTATATGTTGTTCTAGTGCGGAGTGAAGCGTATCGTGTCCGTTTGGTCAAAATATGGTTCAAATCACAGTAAATGCGATCGCTCGCGAACTGAGTCCACGAAGCCGCGGCACAGGTTACGCCGATGGTGAGAGAAACCCCAATGGCTGCAATCTTCTTATCAAAAGGCAGTTGTCCGAACCACTGCATGAAGCTGGACTGCTGCTGACGAGCTAATTGTTCGTGTTTGGGGGTCAAGTAGCTCATCTTCTCTCCCTACTAACACTGGTAATGTAAACAACCAAAACAGCGATAACTACTGCAATCCCTACTCCCGTTGTCCAATTTGATTTGTTGGGAGATGGTGCATACATCTGTTGGATTTCACTCTGTGCCACAGATTTAGATGTACTCGCTTCCCACCATTCGCCCACAGGTTCTGAGAGGGAACACAGGAGGGCAAGGGAGGCACTACAGCCCGTCATTATATTAGTTACTTGCCTCCCCTTCTCCCCTACTGCCGTCGCGGTGAAGTACAAATGTGCTACACCCAACGCCAGAAGCAGACCAACAGGGTGGACTTGGAGCAGGTGGAAGGTAAAAATCACGGCGGAGTTGAGGGATGCTCCAGCCACAATCTCGCATAGATTGC
Protein-coding sequences here:
- a CDS encoding GNAT family N-acetyltransferase, giving the protein MQLKVELIRRADNLLIEGLIVDLAPNHVDDFANLWLEQLRIVEADDKFWDWAFKRDFIDRNEEYEGYALEAEGCTQGLMKIETQRHGSIEALGRRLVYIEYLTTAPWNRKEIQRLPRYRGVGSNLLRYARIRSVELGYGGRVGLHSLPGSVRFYDDQMMTNYGADEENDDLVYFEYGLLRRQL
- a CDS encoding type IV secretory system conjugative DNA transfer family protein, with translation MTLWHWQQWQKDGAPTVVVPNEGISPKGLVKATNPHKPLWAMGAFVGFATAGWMLRHLQDNERKLANFQAIAETRDVAQAELKARSQLLDDYREFAMAQVELQTSLDMIANDHTVDIQKAEILGETEIKITQMSANDAVFEAETAGMSEQQKQEYINFLKSQKTPYLQGSQTLQGTVDPSDKVEGSGDKEARLESENTGGEISETTQNRTSSNDASPTLEPLNRILGAKRSTLIVGGTGAGKSVTESYMLNQFSKRFPQADVWAIAQKNDSFCGLDKKGRVLLFDPLEPQLAMAAIDQVYSIYDQRRRVPEHRRHEFDHQPVRLILADWHSIYETVKDEAWFQPYLKKISTIITVGRELNVCLIIDTQSFNLAALGIGDSNIRKNLYIIAQGNYNVEADGTVNDSYGVLYNLITNAKIVEDAEKRSSLKERFNELKPQSKQLGQPLIFISVDPMQLDILPDITSYKPGIKPAIQLDTVSPEYLDNLLRLEFDIDVPTTSINSSLNQTTNHRVDENASDANQVSPDIKLTEIQTKLVDYLKGKGAKTPRQIKQNAGSKFKGVSEAQIRDELNLLVQKEKVICTGEDSYRLVD